cccctgcccctctgtctgGTACCTGTGTGTACTGTTCAGTACCTTCTGTCAGTGCTGTGtaacattaaattatattttagtgTTCAGCATCAACAGTGATATTACATGAAATGCATGTCCTTTTGACAGTTTTTAGGAATCCAGTGTAAGTTACTGACAGATTGATGGCTAatgaatatatacaaatatttctACATCACAAAATGCATGACTGGTCAACAAAAAGGGTTGTGTGGAAGAATCACAGAGAATGCCCTTGCTGCAATATGGGGGGGATGAAGGGCCTGTCCCTGATTGGTCCAACATCCTGCAGACAAGGCCCCATGTGTAATAGATTACCCAAACTGGTAACAGATTACAGATCCCCCAGGGGCCAAACTTAGTGATGAGATTCCTACACCGGCCTCTGTGCAGAAGATGTTTGAATACCTGGCTTAACGAGGTCAGTTTGTTGTGACCTTCTTAATTATTTGATGAAGGTACTCTTAACTGCATTATGGTCATGAATTTTGTGTTTCTGGTTCAGGCCTTGCAggttatttaaatgaaatgaagtgCTGTACTGTACGTTGACGTAGGACCAGATTCATTCTCCATTTTATAGCAGTTGGACCTCAATGTAATGAAGAGTATGCACCCTTGGTGCTACATTGATTCACATAagttcttcattttgttttttgttttttaatgtttgtacCTATATCAAGTTTTGCAAAGAGATGAATGCACATGGAAGGTGGATCATGCCAGCTACAATGCTCTGATGTTGTTTTGCACATTATGTTCTTGAGTGTATGGAACAGATTGAGATGACAAGAAACAGTGCAAGTAAAGCCTGGAGTTTACACTTGCTACTTGTGCAAGCACTGGTGGAACCTATGTTTAGATCTAACAGTGGGATTTCCAATATTTCTAATATAatactgtggaatgtgtttggaGACAAAGGGATGGAAAATGCTctgaacattattttttattttttatattggatATTTATTAAACTTCGCTCTCACAGATCTAGCTCCTGTAAAGGTATTAAAGTTCTGAAGTGGAGGGAGTGAGTGGTGCAAGCGAGTATGTCTCTTCCTCAAAGTCGCATTACGTCGAGGTTTGATGTATGCGGACAAGTAAGATGCAGGACCGCTGGCTAGCCAACCAGTAGGGCCTGTGCTTAAAACACCCTGGGAGGATGACGTCTCTATGGGCTGTTTAACAGGAGCCCCAGGTTACTGTTGCTCCAGTACCTCCCTCTGCATTACATTCCACTGTAGAAAAGCCAGAATGGAGAAGACTTTTTGTTTCCTCCCTTAAGTCGTTGGATTTCTGAAGACGGTTTCACAGACACcaagttaaaaaatgttttgtctctGAGGTCAGCCAGCCTCTAGAGAAAACATGACCTTAGATGGAGTCTGTTGCATTGTTACCCAGTATCTGCTAGCTGTTTGAAGAAATCTGTACTGCAAACTGCAAATCTTTCAGACGGAAATCAATTTATCACTGTACAGCACAAGGTGTTTGCACTGTTACTTTTTTGTTACGATATGCACATATGGTTGAACTATGAAGTGTCTGACGTAAAATGTACGGATCTAATCACTGAGCAGGTGTTCTTTTTGAGTTGCTTATTTACTAACGTTTAATATCAGttatttcttctctttttttacacTGCAGTGTATATATTAGTTTGCATCTCTTTGCACATGCTGTAATGAAATGGTAATACCAACTGGTCAATGAAGGCTATCGCACAATTTCAGTTATTCCACAAGAGTTTTGTGGCCAAATGAAGCATGTTGTCTTTCtcatgttttctgtttgtcaCTGTGAGCATTTAAAGTTGCTGGGAGAGGGGTTTGGATTCTGTAATATGTAGACGGTATGCACTCAAGAACAGCAGATACTAGTAAGAAAAGCTCTGTAATCCAGAAAGGCATTTAATTCTCATTTTAACCCTTCTCATTTCTAGTATAGTTTGAAATGAACTTGGTTCATTTTAAGATATTGAACAACAGAAACTTCAGAAAAATAGTGATAGTCTGATTCTGTACTATATAAATATGTTGACATAGGCCTATATTAggttattttggttgttttttttaatcgggTAGTTATTTCTGACCAGCTATGGCTGAGGTGTACAAAAAAGCAGCTTTCCCCAGGTGAATTAATACTGTCCACCCTGCCTTTAAAACAAAGCTAACAGAAATGATTCCATCTCCCTTCTGGAAGAGACCCCATTTTAAACTACCTGTTGACATTCCCTCTGCTGTCTTTGGTAAACAAAGCATACattaatactgtacattatttgACAGATTGGCATCATTTTCATACTGATTTTGTAAATATATATGTTGTATGGagctcaaattaaaatgtaaatacgtTTCATGTATTTGTAATAATTATAATCCATTCGCTGTATAGCCTAGACGTGTAATGCAGATCTCTTAATTCTGTGTATGGTAATCTTGCACCATTGAACTGTTTAGTGAATGAAGTaacaataaaagtacaaccAGTGCattagcacaaaaaaaaaaccctgcttgTGTACCGTCTTATTCTTTGTCCAGAATACTCtcaaaagatgaacatgacCCAAGgcatctgtaaaaaaataagaaattaccGACTTTGCAGTTCAACGGTGTGTGGTTTGTGGAATCCTGCATCCACATGCAAGGTGGTTTGTGGAATCTGCAATTCCACAAATAAGTACAGCAACTGAATTGCAATAACAAAGAATTAACTAAATGAAAGCTATGAAGTACAATCCATGGTGTCCTTAACAGATGGCTATATGCATTGCTTTTGTGCTTGTGACTAATGGCAATGACTACACacggacatttttttatttatttgcatgataTGTATGGGCTTGGAGCTATGTATGCAAGAACCCTTCACCATGTGTAAAACAAATCTGCTGTCGTTGGttgcaatattgtttttaatgatTACAATTCATATACTCAGCTGAAGAGCTGTTTGCCTTGGGACAATCCATATGACGGGATCATAAGTGTCTGCCTTGTTTCTCAGTGTGAATTTTGCAGATGCATCTCTTTCCCAAAATTGTATTAATCGGAACTAATTACATTGTTCACCATTAGAGTGCTTTGTCAGAAAATTATCTATCTTAAGAATAACCCTCTATTTACTTACAATCTGCTTCTTGCCAGAGGGCAAAAGACATGCACGTATTGACCCACTCACCAGGTACTGATGACTGGCACAGTACCTGAAAGCAATGCTATTTGAagattcaaactttttttttatatctacAAAACCTACAGTTGAATTATCGACCACACTCAATGGTCCCTACTGTTAGACACCTACAATCACAGATAGGTATCTCACATCTGTCTGCTCCAAAAGATTTTCCTGGCCCCATCAAATGTCTTTTGGGAGCAAGCAGAACTGTTTTGGGGCATTCCTTTTTCCCCCTCAGAACATAATAGACGCAATTACCATTGGTAAATTAATTAGGCTGTTGCATTGGCCAGACTGTTAAAATATCATCAATATGTCCTGGATATGAAGACTTCTATGCTACTTCCAGTTGTTGCTATTGGATGTATGTCAATGGCCGCGGTGAGTCCGAACGTTTATTTAACCTCTCATCCGGGGGATAGCACTATCATAACACATGTATTTATCATATTCAGTTGATCTACAGAAAAGACTACTCTTACTGCCTCCACACcatcattttcaacaacaaccTGGATTTCATAGGTCTATATTATAATGACAAttttgcatgtgtttttatCACGCTGAATAGCACTACCGTTATTTTTCTGAAACAAGTGCCCATTATTATCGCATGCTCGTATGAACGGGGACTTGGCCTTCCAACTTTTGTTCTTCCGCAAGTTCCTGTGCCAACAGATCAGTCTATGGATGGCCTCATAGTCAACCTGACCAGTTAATTTACGAAGCTGCGGAAATGGCTAGAAAGTCATACGAGCGGTTCgttataaatacaaaaaactgaTTGGTTACGGTAACCCACGGTTCCGTAGATTTGAGCAACTAGTAAGACCGTACTAATCAATCGTATGTTGAAACCATGTTGGAGCAAAAAGCATTACGCTTTTTCTTcagctatttatatttttaacataTTGTTATAATTCGGTAATGATGTCGAGTCAGATTCGTTAAAATGCATAAGCATTCGCGTTTTTACTTGAAATTAACTTTGGATTGATTAAATTGGTCTGTTTTCCATCCTTATGGGAGGATAACGCGAGATTATGGAGTGACAGGAAGATTAACCAATAAAACCTCGCGTATCACTGCTCAGAATTTCTGCACCAATGAGAAAATAGAGAGAAACGGCTTTAAGGCTATTTTACATTATGTCACTGACAGCCCTGTCAGCAGTGAGGCAAATGTGAAGAGCTGCACCTTTCCTTGCGTCTATCCGTTGACGAGGAAGTTCAGCAAATTCAGAAGTGTCGATTGGCAGTATTTGTTTAAATCGGAGCCTTAGCACACCTATAATTATGGCTGAGTAAGTATGATTGTTTCCCCTATGTTGCTATTTTGTTTATCCAGAAAGGAAAAAACACTCAGCTAGCACGCTAGCTAGCAAACACATATAACCAGTAAGCAAAGTTATAGCGTTGTCAAAAGTAACTTAACATTAGCAGTAGTTGACTAATTGTTTGTCAGTTGAATTTCGTGAGCGTTTTTTTCGGCCATCGGTTACTATAGCCGTATTTTGTTGCTGCTCTATTGATGCGTTAATGCAGATTGCCTTGGGTGGCATAAATCGTCAAATCACATGTACCATTTAGCTTCCTCGCTATATAATCTCTATCTGGCTAACGTTAAATGGCTGGTAGCTAAATCGGTACCCTGGCAGAATACATGTCCCTGTGTAGTTTTGTTTTAACATTTGTCTAAAAGCAAGCACCTTGCTCTTTTATTTGGTATGCACGATGTGGAACATAGCTTGCTAGCATTATCTACAGAGAGCATTAAGTTAAATTGTCATTAATGAACGAACATTTCTGATTGTATTCCCCCTCTTTAATATTGAATCAACCctttaaatgcaaatacaaaattTAATGTAACTTGTGCTTGCTGTCTTGGCCTGATGTGTGTCatgtatttgattcaatgcaaGCTTGCTGGTAAAATGACTATATTTCCACAGAGCGGATATTGCCCTTATTGGCCTGGCAGTGATGGGTCAGAACCTGATACTGAACATGAATGACCATGGCTTTGTGGTAAGTCGAAACACTTCTGAAGAAATGGTTATGTCTGGTTACCTACAAATATGCCGAGTACTAGAAAAGTACTCTGTGGAGCTAGTGACCTTTCCAGTTTGCCCTCTTTAGCTTCCTCGTGCTTCTCTTGCCGATGCTGAATcgttttttttgtctctgtccTCCGTCTGGTTCTTCACGTCTCCAGGTGTGCGCGTACAACAGAACGGTCTCGAAGGTGCACGACTTCCTGAAGAAGGAGGCCAAAGGCACGAAGGTGGTGGGCGCGGAGTCGTTGGAGGACATGGTGTCCAAGCTGAAGACCCCCCGCCGCATCGTGCTGCTGGTGAAGGCGGGCCAGGCTGTGGATGACTTCATCGAGAAGCTCGTAAGTGATCAGTTAGTGCCAGTGCCCGTTTCTGAGCTCTCAGTTCATGAAGCATGGCAGCTGTTTATAGAAAAATGCTGGATGGTTTGTGGCTTGTAGGCATTTAATGTAAggcataatataataatgttgaatgttctctctctctctcctgtttctgTGCTAGGTTCCTCTTCTTCAACCTGGGGACATCATCATTGATGGTGGCAACTCTGAGTACAGAGACACAACTGTGAGTACATTGGGGGCATCTCAGTCATTCGACCATGTTGTAAAAATTTGCATGGTTGCATATACCACCTGTAATATGGTGTCATTGTGCAGCATGAGCTTGGTACATGTATCCCAGTGTGTCCTGTTTTTGGTTATAGTCAGTGTCTTGATCAAAAAAGGCCATTGAACATAAGTTGAAGttaatttatttgctttttattCACAATTTGGTTGTGGTTAGAATGCAAAGAGGCAGGCACAGCGGGGCCCTGGACTGAGTTTGAGCACCACTTGTACTATTGCGCAATACATGTTTTTGCttttaacatgaatgaatttgTATTGCAAGTCTTGTCTTGCACTTCTGTTAATGCTGAAAAACCATTGTGTTGGGGACGTGTCTGTGAGGGCGTACAGTGCGGTgagaatgtttgtttttgttgtatctCCTGcggtgcgggtgtgtgtgcgtagcgGCGGTGTAAGAGCCTGAAGGAGAAGAACCTGCTGTTTGTGGGCAGCGGGGTgagtgggggggaggagggcgcGCGCTACGGTCCCTCACTCATGCCCGGGGGCCACAAGGAGGCCTGGTGAGTCTCCCCCAAAACTGAGCAACCCTGTATGTCTAATGGACATTTTCACTGGATGTGGCCTAAGTCTTTATTCGGTATAGTCATTAAGTATGTGACCAATATACTGAATATCATATAATTTGAAGATTATGTTCAGCTGCTTCAGATGTATACCATCAGAATTAAGTTTGGAGAATCcatgtcggggggggggggggggggaatctacGAGAACTGCTGTTGTATGTTGGTCTCAGAAAACATCAAGTCCATATTCTTTAGGTGTCACCTATCAGGGCTCACAATCTATACCAGGGGGTTCTGATGAGGCCTCAAATTAATGTTCACACATTTACACGACCCCAACAATCGCTTCATTCCTAACAACACCCTTCAGCCTCTATTGGCGATATACCAAGGCCTCTTGCGTTTCTTTGTATAATAATAGTTGCGTTGAAGTGCTGTTTGACTTGCCCTAGCCTAGGCTTTGTGGTAAGTCGAAACACTTCTGAAGAAATGGTTATGTCTTTGAATTTTCAAAGAGCCAAAAAAACTTTTAGGCAACCCCACATGTGGTCACAACCCACTGATCTAaattctgtctttttttattttttattctcaaTTTCTGTCATGTGATGCGGGGAACTCCCATTATAATTAGATTGTTATGCAGCTGATTAGTTTGCAATTACACTGGGATTAGACCTATAATACTGTTATCATCCTCCAGGCCACATATCAAGGACATTTTCCAAGGCATCGCTGCCAAGGTTGGAACAGGGGAGCCGTGTTGTGACTGGGTGAGTGGGTCGAATGTTTCTGGTTGTCTGTGTACTTTGTACACTGTATAAACCCAGTGGCGTTGTGCAGTCCTTGACCGATGCCCTGCATGATGTGCAGGTGGGAGACGAGGGTGCGGGGCACTTTGTGAAGATGGTTCATAACGGAATCGAGTACGGAGACATGCAGCTCATATGTGAGGCCTACCACCTGATGAAGGACGTGCTGGGCATGGATCACGACGAGATGGCACaggtgggtcagtgtgtgtgtgtgtgtgtgtgtgtgtgtgtgagtgggtgcatgcatgtatacctgtgtgtgtgtgtgtgtgtgtgtgtttgtttgtttgtgtgtttcatgtGTGAGCGGCTACatgcatacctgtgtgtgtgtgtgttcatgtgaaaGTTTGCAGCGGTAATGTGAATGGAAGTTTCCGGTTTCATGGTGCTTTTGAAACTTTTGGAATCCCCAGGCCTTCACTGACTGGAACAAGACAGAGCTCGACTCCTTCCTCATAGAGATCACTGCCAACATTCTCAAGTACAGAGACTCAGACGGGACACACCTGCTGCCCAAAATCCGAGACAGCGCTGGACAGAAGGGCACGGGGAAGTGGACGGCCATCTCTGCCCTGGAGTACGGCACGCCCGTCACCTTAATCGGTAAGagatgtgtgggtttgtgtctgGAGTAGAACTCGCCACTGGGTTTGTAAATGTCATTTGGCTGGTCTCTTGTGATGAAAGCTACCGGTCTCCACTTTGGCACCAGTCTGTTTGACTGGAATTATTATTTAGCGCTTTTAGTTGAAGCACATTTCTGGAGAGAAATCTCTTTCCAGGGACTTCTTTGCTGAAATAAAGTACCTTTTCCTCAGTGGTTTGGAAAGATTTTCCTGTCCCCTGATGTGGCATTAGAAGGAATTTCTATCCTCTCCTGTACATTGGCCTTTCAGTTTCCCTGTCCCTGAGGCCACGCCCCTCCCTTGTAGGCTGGCCAGTCATGTCTTCTCATTTCCACTTGTGCATCTTCAGTGATGGATAtgcaaatacaaaagaaaagtaAAGCGTTACTTTATGGCAGTATTCCTCCCATTCATTCATAGGCTGCTTTGGTGTCCCTTCTGATGTCCTGAGATATCTGATAGGGGTTTAGGGCTCCTTTCAAGCACCGTTCCTCTTTTGTTTCATTAACAGTGGGGGAAAAAGTTTTGTTGTTCCTCTGCAACCAGAGAACTTGTCATCACGTAAAAGTTTTGTTcctgatttgggggggggggggggggctgtttcaTCCAATTTTAAGTAATTGAGTCCTAGTTCTACCAAACAtttgtatttccttttttacttttacagggacactgcacattaatcaacattactgtaaatTTGCCAGTGCTGGCTAACCGGCTAATACTCGGCTGTTGTTTCTGAAGGGTATTCCTTGTTTGAATAAGATAAGCTAATACGAAAGACAGGcactggaatgaaaaaaaacaagcaggggtTTGTCAGCCAGGCAGGGATGGAGGGTGGATATCTGTGCTCAATGAGTCGCATTCCACGTCGAGACTCGCTTGGTTCACTTTCATCGgcttttctcttctcttctcttcctgtTGATTCAGTTCTGCCATACTGTATGTGCCCGTTTGCCCAGTCATGCTTACCCACCATTTCCACACTCGTCTCCGATTTCTGCTTTTTCAAACTGAGCCAAGCCCCACAGAGACCGCTGCAGTGTCTGTTTCCTGGTTCAGATGAGCTCATGTAGGGCTGCCATAGTGGTGTAATACTCTGTAGCTGTACTCTTGTTGGCACAGTCCCACGCACTGTCTGCTTTTGGCAGTCTCTCACTTTCTAAAGGcaaattgtgtgtgtggcacgCTACAGAGGAGGAACTCACTAGAGACAATTTCCTGATAAGCCTTAGAACTTAAAATGTAATAACTAAACTTGCCATTGTTTGATTTAACTCTGTAGACCTTCTACAGTTTATGCCTTGGAAAACGGTGCGGTGCGGTGTATGTAACTTTAGCCGACGCGAAAATTCAGTGAATAGCCTTATGTCCTCCTAACCTCCTCCCCTCCTACAGGGGAAGCTCTGTTTGGTCCtccatgtagcctagtggctaaggtacatgactgggacccggaaggttggtggttcatcCCTGttgaagccacaataaaatccattcagctgttgggcccttgagcattgctctaggggggattgtccctggCTTAGatctgcttggtctaatcaactgtacgtggctTGGGATGAATAGATAGCTGTAATGTaacctcctcccccacccacaGGTGAGGCGGTGTTTGCCAggtgtctctcctctctgaaaGAGGAGCGTGTTGAAGCCAGCAAGACCCTCAGCGGCCCCCGGGGGGCCAAGTTCAGCGGGGACAAAGCCACATTCCTGGAGGACATCAGACAGGTAGGCCGTCGCTCACCGTTGGCAGTGTGGTAGTTCAGTCTGGTAAGGACGGCTGGACTGTTTGTGTTGGACTGAGTGGTTGCTCTGTGTTTGTTTAGGCTCTCTATGCCTCCAAGATCATTTCCTACGCCCAGGGATTCATGCTGCTCCGACAGGCAGCCAAGGAGTTCTCCTGGTCCCTCAACTACGGAGCCATCGCTCTGATGTGGAGAGGGGGCTGTATCATCCGTAGGTgagtgcgtgcgcgcgtgcgtgtccgtgggcgtgtgtgtgcgcgatttgtgtattgtgtgtgcataGTTTGACCCTTCACTTGCCAGAGGCTCAGTATCACATCACAACTTCTCTGCTGTGGTGGCCTTCCTCTCTCATGTTTTCAATCTCTGTTGTACAGTACATCCAGTGGAAATCTTGCATTTTTAACTTGAAAATTTGCTCTTACCCCCTGCGGTGGAGAGATCATGTAGTGGACTGGTGCATCAGTATTGTATGATATTGTGTCgtgcaaatgtttgttttaaattcaTTTCTGTTAGTCTCCAAATTCAGTATAACAAGGCCATCTGAAGCTCTTTTATTGCTGTGGCCTGTAAATGGGTGGGGAAGTGATTAGGACATACAGATGGGGTTTCCAGAGAGGCATAAAGTGACACAAGAATGGGGAAATGCTGGTTTGAGGAGATATTGCATAATTTCCACAGAGGCTGCACCTACTGTGTAAACTTTCTTGCATGCAGTGTATGTTGTAATCTCTGCtgctgcatgtactgtatagctGATATGTATCACATAAAAATATGGGTGACACCGATTTAATGCCAGTGTAAATGAAGTATGACTGTACCTCTTGCTGCACAAGTATTTCCTGGAACATAAATTACAATAGATAATGGATTGAATTCAGTTCCCTCACAGCTGTGAAAGCCAGAAGTAATAACGCCATTtgtgatgctttttttttaatcctttgCATTGCACAGTGTTTTCTTGGGAAAAATCAAGGAGGCTTTTGACCAGGATCCAGAGCTTCAGAGCCTTCTGTTGGATGGCTTCTTCAGTAACTCTGTGCAGGACTGCCAGGTAAGCAGAGAGACCGCAGCTGCTGGTCCCAGAACTGAGCCCTGGTGCACTTTTCCATCCGACCATAGAGGCCCTGCCTGTTCAAGCAGCAGAGTGTATTTGCTCATCTTCAGGGAATGTTTTTTCACCTAATatactgctctcacctcctgagccaacgTCGCCCACACTGGTGGCTGGTAGTTAGCCCCAGGGGCATGTCTGGATGTACCATAAAACATGTGTTTACAGTGGTTAACCTTGGGTGCTTTGTTTGTAAATGCgcaaatgcattaaaacatatCCTACCCAAGTATCCGCTGCCTTTATGCCAATAGTCCTTTCTATGGTGGAGTCTGAGGTGGTAAGGACACCATCTACCTGTTCTTAAAGACATTTGGCCAGATGGCATGTCCCTACCGTTTAATAATGAGCTAAGTGTGTCCCCACCCCCTGGTGCCTGGGGCCTCAGTCATCACTCAGGCCCTGTGAAACTGGCCGTTACTGTACAGTCTCGCATAACATttgtgtataatttttttttatttgagagGTTCTGTATAATAATGGCAATAATAATGGTAACCATTaattcctgtgtattttgctagtttctggatgtgatgctctgacttatggtagaacctatgcacttgtaaatcgctttggattaaaagcgtctgccaaatgactaaaatgtaaaaatgtaaatgtaattaatggtTATTAGTGTGAAGTTGTGAGAATTGCTACGCGTTCTTCTCCCGCAGGACTCCTGGCGTCGAGTGGTGAGCACTGGTGTCCTTCAGGGCATCCCTATGCCTTGCTTCAGTACGGCTCTGTCCTTCTACGACGGCTACAGACACAACATGCTCCCAGCCAACCTGCTCCAGGTAAGACCAGCCTTCCACAGGGCATGTTGCGACACGTGTCCCTGTAGAACTAAGAATATCCCTGTAGCATCGCTAAGCATAGCCCTATAGCATATCGTTAAGTATATCCCTACAGCATATCGCTAAGCACTTTGAGGTAAGGCCCTAGCATATGGTCATGGACATAGCTTTGGACTGGGAGATTGTGGGTTTAAAGCAGGCGGTGTAACTTGTACAGAAATAGCTATGCTTGTAAGCAGTGGGCGACAGTGTGTTGCCTCAGGAAACTCCTATACCTAGTTTGTTCATCGTTATTGTACTTTgtaaagtttaaaaataaattattctcaTGTGTGCCATACAGGCTCAGAGGGATTATTTTGGCGCACACACTTATGAGCTACTGTCGAAGCCTGGGCATTTCATCCACACCAACTGGACCGGGCTCGGAGGGACCGTCTCGTCCTCCTCGTACAATGCCTAAGGGGCGTCCCGGGAGAACACGGACGAGGGCGAACTCACCCCGCGGGTATCAAACGAAAAAAAGACCGACTGAGAAACGCGAGAAGACGCGTCACACATTCCTTTTCTGAAAAGATAGAAAAAGTGCTTCGATCAGAACGCAGTAGAGACAAGCTAAAGCCACTATTCTGTTTAATTTATGATGAAATGGGAATACGATCatagtgtgtgtttctgtgtgtaaacATTTTTGTCCCCCAGTTCGTCCCCCTGTTTTGCCCCCTTAAAGTCTAGTCGTAGCGCTTTTTTCTGCATTTACACAACAAGGGGGATGACCTTTCCCCCTGAAACTGCACTGTCTTCTGGATGTTTATTTCTGATCATGTGTGCCCCAGAGttcagtgcgtgtgtgagattaAGGTTAACTGTTGCACTATGCTAGCCTAAATAAAGATTTAAATCCCTTTTTAATTAGATTGTGTTGTCTTTTTCTTAAGGCATTCTCTAAAAATAGCCTGTAGCCGCTGTTCTGTTTGGACACTTGATGTTTACCGTTTGTGTTCTTCATCCTCATCGGAATTTGCATCTCAACTGGCAGATTAATTCGAGAGTATATGTGCAGCGCCTTCATGTTGCCAGTAGGGGGTGTGCTTAGTGCTTTATTCAGTATTCTGGAAGCTTTATAAGAGGTGTCATGCGTTCTTCTATATTCTTACAGGAAATAATACTATACCTTATTAGGAGGCAGGTCACTCAACTGTCTGCTTGAAATGCGCTTGTATTCCGTGGAAAAGAACCATCGCATTTAGTGATGGGGATATCGTGTTGTAGATTTTTCaaaattttatttaaactttttcaGTGTATGATTTCAATTGGGCCCGACTGGTTTTTTTATGCGATTGAGGATATTTAAATAAGTTTCTGAGGACCTGCTGGAATTGTGATTTATTGCATGCAATCTGTTATTATCTGCCCAGGGGTTAAATGAGGCTAATGGCCTGCTGTGCATTAACAATCGCTCACCTGCTCCCTGTCCTACCCAGTGCTGTTCTGTGACGGAAGCTTTATAATGACCAACTTCAAATGCAAGCTTCTTTTCTCCAGGCAATTAACGATGCGCGTAACGACCTTACACGACCGCGGTACTCGAGACGGTTTTATCACGTAGGCATTTATTCTGTCAGAGAACCGAGACCGTACTGAATTAAAGTTTAGGCTAAGCGCGAGTTATCAAACATGTGCTTTTCGTGCATATCCTTTTCTATTCAGCTTTGCTCTCTTCTGAGCACTCTATTTATTA
Above is a genomic segment from Conger conger chromosome 10, fConCon1.1, whole genome shotgun sequence containing:
- the pgd gene encoding 6-phosphogluconate dehydrogenase, decarboxylating → MAEADIALIGLAVMGQNLILNMNDHGFVVCAYNRTVSKVHDFLKKEAKGTKVVGAESLEDMVSKLKTPRRIVLLVKAGQAVDDFIEKLVPLLQPGDIIIDGGNSEYRDTTRRCKSLKEKNLLFVGSGVSGGEEGARYGPSLMPGGHKEAWPHIKDIFQGIAAKVGTGEPCCDWVGDEGAGHFVKMVHNGIEYGDMQLICEAYHLMKDVLGMDHDEMAQAFTDWNKTELDSFLIEITANILKYRDSDGTHLLPKIRDSAGQKGTGKWTAISALEYGTPVTLIGEAVFARCLSSLKEERVEASKTLSGPRGAKFSGDKATFLEDIRQALYASKIISYAQGFMLLRQAAKEFSWSLNYGAIALMWRGGCIIRSVFLGKIKEAFDQDPELQSLLLDGFFSNSVQDCQDSWRRVVSTGVLQGIPMPCFSTALSFYDGYRHNMLPANLLQAQRDYFGAHTYELLSKPGHFIHTNWTGLGGTVSSSSYNA